One genomic region from Eublepharis macularius isolate TG4126 chromosome 18, MPM_Emac_v1.0, whole genome shotgun sequence encodes:
- the MINAR1 gene encoding major intrinsically disordered Notch2-binding receptor 1, which produces METNQDSSLFLVNILEELDTKQNTVSYQDLCKSLCARFDLSQLAKLRSVLFYTACLDPNFPATLFKDKMRCTVNNQQSKKIMVAADIVTIFNLIQMNGGIAKEKLPVAREKVRKKESIESCRSDTEVCNMADCVPNCELREREFSRGYSGRRSSKGRKGECKDCPQFVPASEPNFLLGVDKEIKGRAASLDRLQALASYTIPNSSPCEMQSTYFPMNIETESISDQDSLPISSSIKEPFVSNDEPFVMQSCVQKRNIFKEDFHNLLTISPNLISPTSKTEEELVEPSCRKETSKQTFFNHSFEMPYSSQYLNPIYSPVPEKRRVKHESLDDLQASTYFGPTTILGSQDTKRWLGKPNKQTPWPAKSWSLNTEEVPDFERSFLNRKQSEEKSRYQGSNSQPPNFPATERHQPYHNPKDQQPMLQSNYAVKPNGHKPKEISSILEMEKREPIKKFKDKSINCTSVQLLSIDKTSSVGTQTDPHGLEHKKCNLSQNKYNERHSLKQSDDDSEIVSDDISDIFRFLDDMSVCGSSGVIQSSCYNSTGSLSQIHKSDCESSPEHHLAKISNGNSSNKLDKVSRLEISSAADDELKTSVCKLVLRIGEIEKKLESLSSVRDEISQVLGKLNKLDQKIQQPEKVSVQLDLNSLTSEVQSEDSTSPRMFSCHNSSHGGKLDNNPDWCCSDASGSNSESLRVKALKKSLFTRRSSRSLTEENSATESKIASISNSPRDWRAITYTNQAGITEEEMKDRGGNENKDWHRKSKEADRQYEIPQPHRHAKQSKDTFLIEQVFSPHPYPASLKSHMKSNPLYTDMRLTELAEVKRAQPSWTIEEYTRNSGEKGKLTALDLQAQESLNPNNLEYWMEDIYTPGYDSLLKRKEAEFRRAKACKIAALIAAAACTVILVIVVPICTMKS; this is translated from the exons ATGGAGACCAATCAGGACTCCTCACTGTTCCTAGTGAATATTTTGGAGGAACTCGATACCAAGCAAAACACCGTTTCCTATCAGGATCTCTGCAAATCGTTGTGCGCAAGATTTGATTTATCCCAGCTGGCCAAACTGAGGAGTGTGCTGTTCTACACTGCCTGCCTGGATCCTAATTTCCCCGCCACTTTGTTCAAAGACAAAATGAGATGCACCGTCAACAACCAGCAATCAAAAAAGATCATGGTCGCAGCAGACATCGTGACGATATTCAACCTTATCCAGATGAATGGAGGCATAGCCAAGGAAAAACTCCCTGTGGCCCGAGAGAAGGTGAGGAAGAAAGAATCAATAGAGTCTTGCCGGTCTGACACAGAGGTCTGTAATATGGCGGACTGTGTGCCTAATTgtgaattgagagagagagaatttagcAGAGGGTATTCAGGCAGGAGGTCTTCCAAAGGTAGGAAAGGGGAGTGCAAAGACTGTCCACAATTCGTACCTGCGTCGGAACCTAATTTTTTGCTTGGGGTCGATAAAGAAATTAAAGGCCGAGCAGCGTCACTTGATCGTTTGCAAGCCCTAGCATCGTATACTATTCCCAATTCTTCACCTTGTGAAATGCAGAGCACATATTTCCCCATGAACATTGAGACAGAGTCCATCTCAGACCAGGACTCGTTGCCCATCAGCTCAAGCATCAAAGAACCATTTGTTTCAAATGATGAACCCTTTGTGATGCAGTCGTGCGTGCAGAAAAGAAACATATTCAAGGAAGACTTCCACAATCTCCTCACTATTTCCCCAAACTTGATATCGCCCACAAGCAAAACGGAGGAGGAACTTGTAGAACCTTCATGCAGGAAAGAGACTTCTAAGCAGACATTCTTCAATCACAGTTTTGAAATGCCATACAGCAGCCAATATCTGAACCCAATTTATTCCCCCGTGCCAGAGAAAAGACGAGTCAAACATGAAAGTTTAGATGATCTTCAAGCATCTACTTATTTTGGCCCAACAACCATCCTTGGATCACAAGATACAAAAAGGTGGTTgggaaaaccaaacaaacaaaccccatgGCCAGCAAAGAGTTGGAGTTTGAATACTGAAGAAGTCCCTGATTTTGAAAGATCCTTTTTGAACAGGAAACAATCAGAAGAGAAATCCCGATACCAAGGTTCAAACAGCCAGCCTCCCAATTTTCCAGCCACTGAAAGGCACCAGCCTTATCACAATCCAAAAGATCAACAGCCAATGCTGCAGTCCAACTATGCCGTGAAACCAAATGGGCATAAACCCAAAGAAATCTCCTCCATTTTAGAAATGGAGAAGCGCGAACCCATCAAAAAATTTAAAGACAAAAGTATTAACTGCACTTCTGTCCAGCTTCTGAGCATCGACAAAACCAGCAGCGTTGGAACGCAGACAGACCCACATGGGTTGGAACACAAAAAATGCAACTTGAGTCAGAATAAATACAATGAGCGACATTCTCTGAAGCAATCAGATGACGACTCTGAAATTGTGAGCGATGATATTAGCGACATCTTCAGGTTTCTGGATGACATGAGTGTCTGTGGGTCTTCTGGAGTGATACAGTCCTCTTGCTACAACAGCACTGGCTCGCTCTCGCAGATACACAAATCAGATTGCGAAAGCTCCCCCGAACACCACTTAGCGAAAATTTCCAATGGGAATTCCAGTAACAAGCTGGACAAGGTGTCTCGGTTGGAGATCAGCAGTGCAGCGGATGACGAACTGAAAACTAGCGTCTGCAAACTAGTCCTGAGGATTGGGGAAATCGAAAAGAAGCTGGAGTCTCTCTCGAGCGTCAGGGATGAAATTTCCCAAGTCTTGGGCAAGCTGAACAAGTTGGATCAAAAGATCCAGCAGCCAGAGAAAGTTAGCGTCCAGCTCGATCTCAATTCCCTAACAAGCGAAGTTCAGTCGGAAGACAGTACCTCTCCGAGGATGTTTTCGTGTCATAATTCTTCACATGGGGGCAAATTGGACAACAATCCAGACTGGTGCTGCTCAGATGCCAGCGGCAGCAATAGTGAAAGCCTCCGGGTAAAAgccttaaaaaaaagtttgttcaCTAGGAGGTCATCGAGATCGCTTACAGAGGAGAATAGTGCCACTGAATCCAAGATAGCAAGTATTTCTAACTCCCCTAGAGACTGGCGGGCTATCACGTACACCAACCAAGCTGGGATCACAGAGGAAGAGATGAAAGACCGAGGCGGGAATGAAAACAAGGACTGGCACAGGAAATCCAAAGAG GCAGACAGGCAGTATGAAATCCCACAACCGCATAGACATGCCAAGCAGTCCAAGGACACATTTTTGATTGAGCAAGTCTTCAGCCCCCATCCCTACCCCGCATCGCTCAAGTCGCACATGAAGAGCAATCCCCTGTACACGGACATGCGCCTGAccgaactggcagaagtgaaacGAGCACAGCCATCATGGACCATCGAGGAATATACAAGGAACTCTGGCGAGAAGGGGAAACTCACGGCTTTGGATCTACAA